The Synechococcus sp. RS9916 DNA segment ACCTTCGCGCGAAACGACCTGCATGCTTAAAGCCATAGCGTATTGCAACTGCACGGATAGTGGATTCATGGGATTGTGAATGATTGCCTTGCATCAACAAAGCTCTCCGAGACTCTTCTAACCTGACCTGCATCATCATCTCCATGATTCCCATACCAAAATATTCCTGACAAACTCTGTAGAGGGAGGCTTGGCTAGCGCCTAAATGCTTACAAACATCAGTCAATGACATTGGCGATTTCATAGCATCATAGCTATGAGAAAGATGTACGATTTCAGACAGCAAGCCTTGATTTCTTAACTCGGCTTTCCTATATCGCCTTACTGTTCCTTCTTCTAAACAACAAGTGATCAGGTCATAGTACTTCGTAGCATTGACAATCCCTTGGTGCATATCTTTTCTTGCCAACTTTCTAAGTTGCAAGGCAGCGGGATGATCCACATCAAGCCCTCGCTTGTTGGTGAGATTATCTAGAGCGACTTGGGCATTACAAGCTTTTAATGAATCAATTAAAAGAGCTTTATCAAGCATGCATGCCGTAGATGAACAAAATTCTGAATATTTACCCCAAGAGCTTGCAGTCGTGGAATTAAGAGTATTAAGACCTCCAATACTATTGGAACGCATCTCATAACCTTCACAATAACCAAGAGGATCAGCAGAGCTTTTCAACGGCGTAATCCAATTAAAATCAATTGACCAATCCGTACCCCAGCCTTCATAAAGAAGGGTTTTTGAAGCCTTGATTTCAGCAATTGAGACACCTGATGCGATTGCATGGCTCATGGAGTAGGTCCCTTCACCACGATCTAATTGTGTGATTCTTGTCTGCTGACCTAACTCAGCAAGGGTTTCTGACAAATGAAGGGGATCTTTATAAGAGAGAGAGAGTTTTATCATTATCTATACCGCATAAGATCAGAAACCAAAACCGATACACTCCCAGCCTTATCAATAGTTTCTTCTGGGCTTTCGCCAAATGTTGCAAAGTAAAGCTTGCAAAATGTGTTCCAGTTGTTAAAGCCGTAATACAGGGCATTCTGCTTCATTGTAAATATACGCAATCCCTTGGGAACATGTGGATTTAAATATGATTTTTTTACTTGTTCTAGCCTGATACTCTTGATAAGACCAAGAATGCTCATGTCAAAACTAGCTCGACAAGACTCTCTCAGTGATTTTGCGTCTGAATTAAGGTATTTAGTAATTTGAGAAATGGTCAAAGGGGGTAATCCCGGACGGTCCTCATGAAGGAGCTTGACCAAGTCCTCAATCAAATCAGTTTTGTCAGACCTAACCGTACACAGATTTTCAATCTCTGGCGATTCTTCTAATGTTGCGATTGCTAGGTCATAGAAACTTTGACTGCATTTAACACCCTGCTTAAAATGCTTTTCAAAAAGTGCTTTTAACTGAGAGCTTGATGTAGCTTCTGAATCAATGCCAATACACTCCTCAAGTCTGGCATATGCGTTGTAGGCATTCATCTTATCTATTTGCTCTTTCAACTTATCCCACTTCAGACTCATGCAACACAAGACAGTGTTGGCACCAACAATGTCCCATGTATTGCCGCCAGTTTTATTCAAGCGATTAAATCCAGCGATGCTGAATTCCCGCATTTTGTGGCCACCAATAATTGTGTTACTTTTAGAAACGCCGTTCGGATCGTTGATCCAGCAAAATGCAACCGAATTCTGATTGGCATCCTCTTCGTAGAGAAGAGTCTGGTTTGACTTAAAGATCTCAAGATGCACATGATTAATTGGCGCACAAATCGAGCTTGTCAAAAGCTCGCCTTTGGTTAACTGGGTGACATTGCAAGAGAAATTAGACTTGGAGTAATATTCAGCATAGTGACTCTTGCAGTACTCCTCCATGCCCAATAAATCGCTAAAAATATATTCTTTTGCCTTTTTTGATCTCATGCTGATGTTCGCTGAAAGTGTGGCACCTCAGCAAAAACTATTATTTAATTTTAGCCAGTTTAGCTTCAGCAACAAGATTTATGTATTTCCCTAAAGGGGGCGCTCCGATCACGACGCTGTGCTTGCGCCAGGAGCTAAGCATTTCTTGATATAATTTCTTGTTAATTGACTGCCTGCCTGCAGAGTCTCGTGTTACAAGTCAAAGCGGAATGGGTCATTGTGCCAGGTCGCAATTCATAAGTGCGGTATTGCATTCCTATTAATTGTAATACTGTATTTCTTGTCCTCGTTTAAGCATGAAAAGCGGTAGAAGAGGCAGAGGCTTTAATTCAGGTGTCAAAATCCGAATTGCATGCGTTTATCGACAGAGGGCTTTCTGACGAGGCGTTTAGGAATGGGTTAAAGGAGCTTGGACCAGAGGAAATTATTGACTATGCCGCCAAAAATGGATTTAGCTTTTCAGATGAAATCAAAGGTCGGTTCATCAACCGCTGGAAAGGTGTTTATTTCTGTCCTCAGGCAATCATCGTAGGAGAATTGTGCCCAGGGCTTATACCAGCAGGTTACAAGAATCTCATTCATTACGCTCAAACAACATGTAGCTCTTCAAATTTAAAAGAGGAAGAGGGCGATTTTAGATCAGGAGCTCGATACTAGCCTCTTGAATAAGCATGGCCTTGCAGGATCTCCAGAGAAATCGCCCGTAGCGTTGAGACATGAGTAGATTCAAGAATCACTGGAGGTGCCATGCAATCATTCCTTGCCTCCTTCCAGCGAGAGACGCACAAACACCAATGGTCGCCAGCTTTTAATCCGTCAAACTGAAATATCGGATTTGGATCAATAAGATTATTCCCTTGCGCAAAGGTGTATGTCAGGAAGCCTTCGGTCATGACGCTGCAAATTGCATGTTGACCAATGTCTGAATCATCTGTTCTGCAAAATCCGTCTTGGTACCAGCCCGCCATTGTCCGACAGCCGCATGGTCGGAGCGTCTCTCCTAAGACATTAATTAGCTCCATATTCAAGCAATCGTGCGATTTGCTTCTCGGTTAAGCATTCCTAGTGATAAGTCGGCTCGAGCGATTTCTTCAATCTGTATAACCACTCACAGCACAACTTAGCACTGCACTAACGCATCGCTGCATGTGCAGCAGGCAAGCGCTAATCGACTTCTTCGGAGGCGTTTAAGCAACAAAAAGCCCCCACCTTGCGGAGGGGGCTTTCCGATTCAGTTGACCTGAATCGTTTGTTGATTCCAGATCAACCGATGGCGGGAGCTTGCAGAGCCACAGGAGTGGACTCAGCAGCAGCCAGGTCGAGGGGGAAGTTGTGAGCGTTGCGCTCGTGCATCACTTCCATGCCGAGGTTGGCGCGGTTCAGCACATCAGCCCAGGTGTTCAGGACGCGGCCCTGACCATCAAGGATGGACTGGTTGAAGTTGAAACCGTTGAGGTTGAACGCCATGGTGCTGACGCCCAGGGCAGTGAACCAGATGCCAACGACAGGCCAGGCAGCCAGGAAGAAGTGAAGGCTGCGGCTGTTGTTGAAGGACGCGTATTGGAAGATCAGGCGACCGAAGTAACCGTGGGCAGCCACGATGTTGTAGGTCTCTTCCTCTTGGCCGAACTTGTAGCCGTAGTTCTGGGATTCGCTCTCGGTGGTTTCACGCACCAGGGAGGAGGTCACCAGGGAGCCGTGCATGGCGGAGAACAGGCTGCCACCGAAAACACCAGCCACACCCAGCATGTGGAAGGGGTGCATCAGGATGTTGTGCTCGGCCTGGAACACCAGCATGAAGTTGAAGGTGCCAGAGATGCCCAGGGGCATGCCGTCAGAGAAGGAACCCTGACCGAAGGGGTAGACCAGGAAGACTGCAGAAGCAGCGGCCACGGGTGCGCTGTAAGCAACGCAGATCCAAGGACGCATGCCGAGGCGGTAGGAGAGTTCCCACTCGCGACCCATGTAGCAGAAGATGCCGATCAGGAAGTGGAAGACAACCAGCTGGTAAGGACCGCCGTTGTACAGCCACTCATCGAGAGAAGCAGCTTCCCAGATGGGATAGAAGTGCAGGCCGATGGCGTTGGAGGAAGGAACAACAGCACCGGAGATGATGTTGTTGCCGTAGATCAGGGAGCCGGCGACGGGCTCACGGATGCCGTCGATGTCGACGGGGGGAGCTGCGATGAACGCAACGATGAAGCAGGTGGTGGCGGCCAGCAGGGTGGGGATCATCAGCACACCGAACCAGCCCACATAGAGGCGGTTGTTGGTGGAGGTGACCCACTCGCAGAACTGCTGCCAGCCAGTGGCGCCGGAGCGCTGCTGAATGGTGGTGGTCATGAGAACGGAAAAGAAGGTCTCCGAAGAGACGGGTTACGGAAGGGCAGGAAGCCCTGCCGTCTTGCACTGTAACGGAAGATTGAGCGTTGTAACGCAAATGAGATCTCGCCCACGCAAGGGGTGAAAAGCGCCTCTCCGGCTCGGTCGTCGCTGTGAGGTGCCAGCGATTGTTAGCGTCGATTCCTGTTTGAGCCGCTGCTGAGACGCCGCGACCCGCTGCATGGTTTCCGCTTCGTCGTCTTCAGCATCAGCGCCCGCTGCAGGCGAGCGCGTCCTGCTGGTACGCCTCCCTTGCAATCCGATCTTCCCGATCGGCCCCATCTACCTGGCCGACCATCTGCACAAGTGTTTTCCAGGGTTGCCGCAACGGATTCTTGACCTGGCTGCACTGCCCGTTCTGGATGTGGAGCGGGTGCTTCGCACCGTGGTCGATCAGTTCCGCCCCACGTTGTTGGTGTTTTCGTGGCGCGATATTCAGATTTATGCGCCCGTCGACGGACGCGGTGGCAATCCGCTTCAGAACTCGTTTGAGGTGTTTTATGCCCGCAATCCGCTAAAGCGTTTGCGGGGTGCCCTCGGCGGCCTGCGTTTGATGACCAGCCACTACGGCGAGCTTTGGCGCAATCAGCGCTTGGTCAGTCAGGGGTTGCAGATGGCCAGGCGGCATCACCCGGATGCTCGTGCCGTCTTGGGCGGTGGTGCCGTGAGCGTGTTCTATGAGCAGCTCGGCCGCTCGTTGCCCAAGGGCACGATCGTCTCGCTGGGTGAAGGGGAGCCTCTGCTTGAGAAATTGCTCTCAGGAGGTTCGCTGGCTCAGGAGCGTTGCTTTGTGGTGGGTGAGTCTCCACGTCCTGGTTTGATCCATGAGCAGCCGGAGAGTCGCCCAAAAACGGCTTGCGATTACGACTACATCGCCTCGATCTGGCCCCAGCTGAATTGGTATCTGGAAGGTGGTGATTTCTACGTGGG contains these protein-coding regions:
- a CDS encoding helix-turn-helix domain-containing protein, translating into MRSKKAKEYIFSDLLGMEEYCKSHYAEYYSKSNFSCNVTQLTKGELLTSSICAPINHVHLEIFKSNQTLLYEEDANQNSVAFCWINDPNGVSKSNTIIGGHKMREFSIAGFNRLNKTGGNTWDIVGANTVLCCMSLKWDKLKEQIDKMNAYNAYARLEECIGIDSEATSSSQLKALFEKHFKQGVKCSQSFYDLAIATLEESPEIENLCTVRSDKTDLIEDLVKLLHEDRPGLPPLTISQITKYLNSDAKSLRESCRASFDMSILGLIKSIRLEQVKKSYLNPHVPKGLRIFTMKQNALYYGFNNWNTFCKLYFATFGESPEETIDKAGSVSVLVSDLMRYR
- a CDS encoding helix-turn-helix domain-containing protein, producing the protein MIKLSLSYKDPLHLSETLAELGQQTRITQLDRGEGTYSMSHAIASGVSIAEIKASKTLLYEGWGTDWSIDFNWITPLKSSADPLGYCEGYEMRSNSIGGLNTLNSTTASSWGKYSEFCSSTACMLDKALLIDSLKACNAQVALDNLTNKRGLDVDHPAALQLRKLARKDMHQGIVNATKYYDLITCCLEEGTVRRYRKAELRNQGLLSEIVHLSHSYDAMKSPMSLTDVCKHLGASQASLYRVCQEYFGMGIMEMMMQVRLEESRRALLMQGNHSQSHESTIRAVAIRYGFKHAGRFARRYFTSFGELPSQTIQAS
- the psbA gene encoding photosystem II q(b) protein, yielding MTTTIQQRSGATGWQQFCEWVTSTNNRLYVGWFGVLMIPTLLAATTCFIVAFIAAPPVDIDGIREPVAGSLIYGNNIISGAVVPSSNAIGLHFYPIWEAASLDEWLYNGGPYQLVVFHFLIGIFCYMGREWELSYRLGMRPWICVAYSAPVAAASAVFLVYPFGQGSFSDGMPLGISGTFNFMLVFQAEHNILMHPFHMLGVAGVFGGSLFSAMHGSLVTSSLVRETTESESQNYGYKFGQEEETYNIVAAHGYFGRLIFQYASFNNSRSLHFFLAAWPVVGIWFTALGVSTMAFNLNGFNFNQSILDGQGRVLNTWADVLNRANLGMEVMHERNAHNFPLDLAAAESTPVALQAPAIG
- a CDS encoding Nif11-like leader peptide family natural product precursor; protein product: MSKSELHAFIDRGLSDEAFRNGLKELGPEEIIDYAAKNGFSFSDEIKGRFINRWKGVYFCPQAIIVGELCPGLIPAGYKNLIHYAQTTCSSSNLKEEEGDFRSGARY
- a CDS encoding DUF2237 domain-containing protein; this encodes MELINVLGETLRPCGCRTMAGWYQDGFCRTDDSDIGQHAICSVMTEGFLTYTFAQGNNLIDPNPIFQFDGLKAGDHWCLCVSRWKEARNDCMAPPVILESTHVSTLRAISLEILQGHAYSRG